One part of the Microlunatus elymi genome encodes these proteins:
- a CDS encoding L-serine ammonia-lyase — protein sequence MSVFDLLSIGIGPSSSHTVGPMRAAGRFVRELADSDQLHRVDRVQAQLFGSLGATGHGHGSENAVLWGLEGEDPESVDTDTAPARAEKIRSTRRIRLDGSREIDFDPDVDLVLHRRKSLPFHPNGMTFTAWTGRAGEQPQLVTERTYYSIGGGFVLADDGSGQPELRPDPTPMPYPFRTAAELLAICAREGLRISDVALANECARLPETEIRAGLLRIWRVMADCVRHGCDTPGVLPGGLKVRRRSHELQEQLLRTASTERPVNADPLAAMDWVTLWALAVNEENAAGGRVVTAPTNGAAGIIPAVLHYAVRFVPGTDDDAIVRFLLTAGAIGAIYQQTGSISGAQVGCQGEVGTACSMAAGALAELLGGTVDQVENAAEIGMEHHLGLTCDPVGGLVQIPCIERNAVASVKAITAARLALHGDGQHTVSLDKVIKTMMETGRDMKIKYKETARGGLAVNIVEC from the coding sequence GTGAGTGTCTTCGATCTGTTGAGCATCGGCATCGGGCCGTCGAGTTCGCACACGGTCGGGCCGATGCGCGCTGCGGGCCGGTTCGTTCGAGAACTCGCCGACTCCGACCAGCTGCATCGGGTCGATCGGGTGCAGGCACAGCTGTTCGGGTCCTTGGGCGCCACCGGTCACGGGCATGGCAGCGAGAACGCGGTGTTGTGGGGGCTTGAGGGCGAGGATCCGGAATCGGTAGACACCGACACCGCTCCGGCCCGGGCCGAGAAGATCCGCAGCACCCGTCGGATCCGCCTCGACGGCAGCCGCGAGATCGACTTCGATCCCGACGTCGACCTGGTGCTGCATCGCCGCAAGTCCCTGCCGTTCCACCCCAACGGGATGACCTTCACCGCCTGGACCGGGCGCGCCGGCGAGCAGCCGCAACTCGTCACCGAACGCACCTACTACTCCATCGGCGGCGGTTTCGTGCTGGCAGACGACGGCTCCGGACAGCCCGAGCTGCGGCCCGATCCGACGCCAATGCCCTACCCGTTCCGGACGGCCGCGGAGTTGTTGGCGATCTGCGCCCGGGAAGGGCTGCGGATCAGCGACGTCGCACTGGCCAACGAGTGCGCTCGCCTGCCCGAGACCGAGATCCGGGCCGGGCTGCTGCGGATCTGGCGGGTGATGGCCGACTGCGTACGGCACGGCTGCGACACTCCGGGCGTGCTGCCGGGCGGTCTGAAGGTACGCCGCCGCTCTCACGAGCTGCAGGAACAATTGCTCCGCACCGCCAGCACCGAGCGTCCGGTGAACGCCGATCCGCTGGCCGCGATGGACTGGGTGACGCTGTGGGCGCTGGCGGTGAACGAGGAGAACGCCGCCGGCGGCCGGGTCGTCACCGCGCCGACCAACGGAGCTGCCGGCATCATCCCGGCGGTGCTGCACTACGCCGTACGGTTCGTGCCCGGCACCGACGACGACGCAATCGTCCGGTTCCTGCTGACGGCCGGTGCGATCGGCGCGATCTACCAGCAGACCGGTTCCATCTCCGGTGCCCAGGTGGGCTGCCAGGGCGAGGTCGGCACCGCCTGCTCGATGGCCGCCGGGGCCCTGGCCGAGCTGCTCGGCGGCACCGTCGACCAGGTCGAGAACGCGGCCGAAATCGGCATGGAACACCACCTCGGGCTGACCTGCGATCCGGTCGGCGGACTGGTCCAGATCCCTTGTATAGAACGAAATGCGGTCGCCTCGGTGAAGGCGATCACCGCGGCTCGGCTGGCCCTGCACGGCGACGGTCAGCACACCGTCAGCCTGGACAAGGTGATCAAGACCATGATGGAGACCGGCCGGGACATGAAGATCAAATACAAGGAGACCGCGCGCGGCGGGCTGGCCGTCAACATCGTCGAGTGCTGA
- a CDS encoding ABC transporter ATP-binding protein — MAAVAYNDATRIYPGGDRPAVDKLNLEIGDGEFMVLVGPSGCGKSTSLRMLAGLEEVNSGSITIGDRDVTDLPPKDRDIAMVFQNYALYPHMTVADNMGFALKMANVPKAERQQRVLDAAKLLGLEEFLNRKPKALSGGQRQRVAMGRAIVRQPQVFLMDEPLSNLDAKLRVSTRTQIGALQARLGVTTVYVTHDQIEAMTMGDRVAVMRDGLLQQCDSPLSLYDKPANLFVAGFIGSPAMNLIEGTATEGGIKIADVTVPVSREVLAKAGNEKNLTLGVRPENFAIADQGIPLDVVMVEELGADSYLYGTLSGAGESEITGHQYIARIPARQAPGRGNTVRLTADPEHLHVFSTASGERISD, encoded by the coding sequence ATGGCTGCCGTTGCTTACAACGACGCAACTCGGATCTACCCGGGTGGCGATCGCCCCGCCGTCGACAAGCTGAATCTCGAGATCGGCGACGGCGAGTTCATGGTTCTGGTCGGCCCCTCCGGCTGTGGCAAGTCCACCTCGTTGCGGATGCTGGCCGGCCTGGAAGAGGTCAACTCGGGCTCCATCACCATCGGCGATCGGGACGTCACCGACCTCCCGCCGAAGGATCGCGACATCGCGATGGTGTTCCAGAACTACGCGCTGTACCCGCACATGACCGTCGCCGACAACATGGGCTTCGCGCTGAAGATGGCCAACGTGCCGAAGGCCGAGCGTCAGCAGCGTGTGCTCGATGCGGCCAAGCTGCTGGGCCTGGAGGAGTTCCTCAACCGCAAGCCGAAGGCCCTGTCCGGCGGTCAGCGCCAGCGGGTTGCGATGGGCCGTGCGATCGTCCGCCAGCCGCAGGTCTTCCTGATGGACGAGCCGCTGTCCAACCTGGACGCCAAGCTCCGCGTCTCCACCCGTACTCAGATCGGCGCCCTGCAGGCCCGGCTGGGTGTCACCACCGTGTACGTGACCCACGACCAGATCGAGGCCATGACCATGGGCGACCGGGTGGCCGTGATGCGCGACGGTCTGCTGCAGCAGTGCGACAGCCCGCTGTCCCTCTACGACAAGCCCGCCAACCTGTTCGTGGCCGGCTTCATCGGTTCGCCCGCGATGAACCTGATCGAGGGCACCGCGACCGAGGGCGGCATCAAGATCGCCGACGTCACCGTGCCGGTTTCCCGTGAGGTGCTGGCCAAGGCCGGCAACGAGAAGAACCTCACCCTGGGCGTCCGGCCGGAGAACTTCGCGATCGCCGATCAGGGCATCCCGCTGGACGTGGTGATGGTCGAGGAGCTCGGCGCCGACAGCTACCTCTACGGCACCCTCAGCGGCGCCGGCGAGAGCGAGATCACCGGTCATCAGTACATCGCCCGCATCCCCGCCCGGCAGGCGCCGGGCCGCGGCAACACCGTACGGCTGACCGCCGATCCGGAGCACCTGCACGTGTTCTCCACCGCCTCCGGAGAGCGCATCTCGGACTGA